The following nucleotide sequence is from Clostridiales bacterium.
GGATGAGGCAGGAATAGTTTGCTATTCCCACGGGCAGTACTGCGGATTAAAAAAGCCTGTCGGACATTTTGGATTCTCGGTCAAAAAGAAACGCAGGAGAAAATAAAAGTATATCAGGGAGTGTAACATTATTTTCTGATTTTCATACTATGGATATTATATATGTTTTAAGGAATGATTTAGATTGTTTCAATACACTTACTTTCCTCCATGTTTTATACGACCATGGCAGTTCAATGCTCATGAAATTTATCCATCCCATTTTGCCTCTCCATTCATGAGAGGTGATGCAAAAGTCGATCACGGCATACGAGCTGCCTTCGCTTTGATAAAAGGAGGACCTCTTGCTCCAGACATAAGAGGTGTTGTAAACTTTATAGATAAACCAGGAGGTACCTATGTATGTGTCTCAGTCACCGGTCTTCCGGCATATCGTCCTGCAACGGACGGTAACCTTCCAATTGGTCCCCATGGCTTTCATATCCATGAATTCGGCAACTGCGAAGCAGGGGACCCATCCGAACCATTTAAGGAAGCAGGAGGGCACTGGAATCCGACAAACCAGCCTCATGGCAATCATGCAGGTGATTTTCCAGTATTATTTTCAAACCATGGCCGTGCCGAAATGTGCTTTTTTACAGATAAATTCAAGGTCAGCGATATAATAGGAAAGTCTGTAATAATACATGAAAGTCCGGATGATTACAGAAGTCAGCCTGCAGGTAACTCCGGGAAAAGGCTGGCCTGCGGGGTTATAAAAGTACTGTAAAATAAGAATACCTGCCAAATATAAAAACTCAGCAAATATAATTAAATTTTTTTATATTATCCGTAAATAACTTTCAGAATGATATATAATAATATGACGAACAGATGAAGATATATGGGAGGTAAAATCATGGTACGATTTGGTGTTATAGGCACAAATACAATCACAGACAAATTTATAAAGGGAGCGTCTCTTAATAAAAATTTTGTGCTTTCCGCCGTATATTCAAGAACTAAGGAGAGAGGGGAGTACTTCGCAAATAAATACAATATAAGCAATGTTTTTACGGATCTTTATGACATGGCAGAAAGCGATGCCTGCGATGCCGTATATATTGCAAGCCCAAATTCACTGCACAGCAGGCAGTCTGTTATCTTTCTGAAAAATAAAAAGCCTGTTTTATGTGAAAAAGCCGCTGCCTCAAATTCAAAAGAGCTGGCAGAGGTTATAGAAACATCAAAGAAAAACAACGTACTTTTTATGGAAGCGATCAAGTCTATCGCATTGCCCAATTTCAAGGCAATAAAGGACAACATATATAAAATAGGTACTATCAGAAGATATTTTGGAAACTACTGCCAGTACTCTTCCAGATACGATAAATATAAACAGGGTATCATACTCAATGCCTTCAACCCTGACCTTTCAAACGGCGCTTTAATGGATATCGGCGTATATTGCATACACCCTCTGATTCAGCTATTCGGAAAACCTGAAAGCATCAAGGCAAACGGCCTGATTCTTGAGTCAGGAGCAGACGGCGAAGGGAGCATGATCCTTCAATATGAAAATATGGAAGGAGTAATTATATATTCGAAAATAACCGATTCCTGTATTCCTTCGGAAATCCAGGGAGAGACGGGGAGTATAATTATAGATTCCGTCAACACGCCAAAAAATATAAAAATACATTATCGTAATGGGAAAATCGAAAATATATCTGTTCCGCAGCTTGAGGACTCTATGTATTATGAGGCATCCGAATTCATAAATTTAATGAATTCAGGCAGCATAGAATCGTCAATAATAACTCATAGGTTTTCAATGGAGGTTATGAACATAATGGATGAAGCAAGAAGGCAAATAGGCTTGGTTTATCCTGCAGATAAGTAAGCACAGGTGCATTTTTTATATTTGAAGAATACAACCGGAAAATATAAAATATTTCATTTGTCTGAATAATAATGGAGGTTATTATTATGCTAAACGTTGAAAGATTAGGAGTAGTACTAAACCCCAAAGATAAATATCATGCTAAATTCAATGCCGGAATGGCAAGAGAGGGTAATCGCGTGCATATGCTCTATCGGTGGGCTGAAGCTGAATCATCAAAGTGTCCCCCCGATGGGATATCTCCCATAAGCTATGTTCATGATTTTATAGCATATGCAGAGCTTGATACAAATGGCAAGCTTATAAAAGATTACGATAAACCGTTGATTGCCCCATTTAATGAATGGAGCAAAGCCGGCTGTCAGGATCCGCGCATTATAATTTTCGAAGGCATGTTCTATATCTTTTTTACTTCATGGGATTTATCCTGTGCAAGAGTTGGCGTTGCACGCACTAAAGATTTCAAGAATATTGAGCGCCTCGGCATCATACCAACCGTACAGTTTGATAAAGATGCTTTTATACTGCCCGAGAGAATAAGAGGAAAGATCGTATATATACACAGGATTAATTCTGAAATACAGATCGACTATTTTGATTCCTTTGATGAGATGTTTGACAGGCGCTTCTGGGCAAATTATAGCAAACGTATGCATGAAAAAGTTGTAATCAAAAGCGAATTCCCATGGGAAAATAAAAAAGTCGGCGGCAGCGTACCTCCAATTAGGACAGAGTCCGGATGGTTATTCATTTATCACGGCGTCGCAGATGACAGGGTGCCCTTCTGTTACCGCACCGGAGCAGCTCTTCTGGACCTTAAAAACCCATCAAAGGTCATAGCAAGGCTGCCCTATCCATTGCTTGAACCACAGACAGACTATGAAATACACGGGCATGTAAACAACGTGGTTTTTCCACAGGGCGCTTTTATAAACAACGGATGGATTTATATATCCTATGGAGGAGCCGATAGAGTAGTTGCAATGGCAAGAGTGAAATATGATGAACTTTTAAGTGAATTAGAAAAAAATGCAGTATAATATAACGGATTTCCAAATTTATCATGGGGTTCCAGAGAGGGGAGGCCTGGCCGTCCCCTCTCTGGAACCTTTATTTGTCAAGCGATATTTTTATGAAACGATTTCCATTCAGTTTGGCATATCAACAGTTAAAAAACTCGTCACCAATGTCTGGCCGTAGCCTCGCCATTGGAGATATTTTCTTTTTTGCTTAGCATCAGGCACAATGCATCGAGAACTATATGAACGCTCTGGTCAAACAGCGTGCTGAGCAACTGCACAGATTTTCTCTGTTCTCCCTTATCGCCCTTTGTCGTTCCAGGAACTATTATCAACCTGTCGGCTAATGAGCTTATAGTCGATTTTGGTTTGCTTGTAACGCTTATTATAAAACAGCCTTTATCCTTCGCCCTTTTGGTATTCAAAACAACATTTCCGCTCTCTCCGGAACCTGAAATTGAAAAATATATATCATTTTTTTTAACTGAGGGGTTTATGGTTTCTCCGACTGCATATACATTATAGCCAAGGTGCATCAGCCTCATCGCAAAACTCTTCCCCATCAGCCCGGACCGGCCTTCTCCATCTACAAATATGCTGACATCTTTGTTTATGCAGTTTACTACGTCTTCAAGCTGCTTCATATCTACCCTTGAAAGCACAGACTTTATTTCATCAATTATAACATCCAGTATATTCATCTAAACCATCTCCCTGAATTTCTTTGCGCTGTCCCTGACAGAGCCGGACCTCGTTATGGCACCGCCTATTATTACGATATCCGCATCCGCCTTTTTTATATCGGATATATTCCGAAGGTTTACCCCTCCTGCGACAGCAATGCTGCCTATTTCAGGAAATTTTCCCTTAAATCGCCGAAGGAGTAAAGTCAGACCATTCCCTCCTTCATCCGACGGAGCATGGATACAAAATATCGCATCGCTGAACTTTTTGAGCCCATATATTTTTTTATCATCCAACCCTAAAAGATCTATCATCATCAATTTTTTAAACCTTTTTGTAACTTCCTCACAAGTCATGATTGTATCCACAGAGGATGCGCCCATTACCGTAGCGATGTCCGCACCGTTTGAAAATGCTGCATTAAATTCATAAGCTCCTTCATCAATGGTCTTCATATCGGCTAAAATCGCTTTTGATGGGAACAACTCTTTTATACTTCTTACCGAAGATATTCCATAATCCTTTATAAGGGATGTCCCGACTTCAACTATATCTATGTAGGGACCGGCTTCCCCGGCTATTTCCTTAGCTCTTTCAATTGTTACTCTATCTATGGCTAACTGTATCTTCATATTCTTTTCCCATCTTTTCTCTAAGATACTGCTGTAATTTTTCACGGTCAGGCAAGCCTTCATTGTCACCAGGCACCATGACCTGCATAGCGCCTATGGCATTGCCTCTTATCACCGCATCTTTCAATGATAATTTTTCGAGAAGCCCGCTTATTACGCCTACTGCAAATCCATCGCCGGCTCCAACTGTATCCACTACTTTTTCAACCTTGAAGCCGGGCACCGTATACGACTCATATTCTGTCTTTACAAATGCGCCTTTGCCTCCCAGCTTTACAATTACCGTCTTTGCACCAAGATTTAAGTAAAAATCCGCTATAGCATCCGGTTCATCGCTTCCTGTAAGCGTCAGTCCCTCCGATATACCCGGAAGTATCATATCGCATTTTGAAGCTATATCATTTATAACTTTTATCATCTCTTCTTTGCTTTTCCACAGTGAAGGCCTTAGGTTCGGATCAAACGTTATAGGCAGCCCCTTCTCCCTTGCTCTTCTTATGAGCTCATATGTAGCCTCCCTGCAGCTTTCGGATAATGCAGGGGGTATCCCGGTTACGTGGATGTGCCTTACCTTCCCTAAATCTATTTTTTCAACATCTTCCCTGCTTATATGTGATGCAGCGGTACCTCTCCTGAAATATACGACTTCGGGATCTCCTTTCTCTGTTTTACCCTTTATCTGAAAGGCCGTCGGAAAATTTTCATCAAATGTTACATTGCTTGTATCGATACCTTCGTTTATCAGGAATTTCATTATATATTTCCCAAAGGGATCGACTCCGAGCCTCGTAACATACCCGACATGATAGCCTAATCTTTTCAAACCTATACATACATTCACCTCGGCTCCCGCCAAAGATCTTGTAAATTTCTTCACATCCTCAAGATTGCCGACATAATCTGCTACAAACATCGCCATAGGTTCACCGATCAATATGATTTCAGACATTATCATTTAACCCCCTTCATTGCATGAACTTCTTCGTACAGCACTTTGGCCTTATTCTCATCGTGCGGCCATAAAAGCAATATATCAAATAAACCAGGATAATAACTAAGACTCAGCAATTCCCTGGCAAATGCCATAGCTGCAATTTCACCAGCTGCTACAAGGCCCGATGTATATTTTATTGGGCCTATATTCCACAGCTTCACCCTTTTCTTTCTCGTATATATTTCCTTATCTCTACTTTCGATGAAGTGAAACATTTCATGGGCAATCAACACATCCTCGATTTTCACTCCATCAAGCAAACCGCTAAGATTCTCTTCCTTAACTATTTCTTCAGCCTTGTTTACACTATCCATGTAAATCGAGATTCTATCGGGCGCATTGAACCGTGCAAACAGTATATAATCTTTGCTATCGCAATCTTCATATCTCGAAATAATCAAGCCGAGGCATTTTGCGTATTCACGGCATGGCCTATAGCCGTATTTATCTTTAAGCGCGGCTGCTTCCCGCCTTCCGCACTCACCGGCTTTCTCTATTATATCCTCTTTTTCTGCAACCCTGTTACCTATGGGGTCCCTTTTAAATATATAGGCACCCCAGGTATTTTCATCTATAGTCTTCAACTCATCTATCAATTCTTTTATCATAAGTCATTCTTAGCCCCGACAATTATGACCATATCATCCGGCTCTAAAAGCATCGTTTCCGTCTCCATAACCATATACAATTGATCTATGCTCATCATGCTTGAGTAGTCGAGTACTTTGCCTCCGATGCAAAGGGAAAAGTCCGGAGTGAGTTTTATGTCGCTTTTATATACCGAAAGGCTCTCCCACATCTTTGCTGTGGTATCCTTCAAATCCTTCACCTTGCAAGATATGCTTTCGCCGTCTCCTCTCTGTATTTTGATAAAGCCTTTTTTATCTACGACCCTTATTTGCTTTTTGCCTGACTTTTTGTCTTTTACTGCCGAGAACACATATAACGCATTATTTTTATTTTCAATCTGCACGATATCTGCCGAGACGCCCATAGACTTTGCTGCAATCTCTTTTGCTTCATTTTCGGAACAGGACTTTAAAAGATCCGTCGTCTGAACCTCCGTAGAGCCTAATGCTATGGCGGTTATCTTTGAAGTCTGAGGGTCTATCTCCACCTGTACCTCTATGCTGTCCGGAACGGCACCGCTTGTAATAGCCAGATCGGCCGCTTCCTTCTTGATGCCGGCGATGTCCTTGGTCGATGGATTCGGTATGACTCTTTCGACAACATCCCTGACCATCGCAAGCGCAACTCCTATTGATGAAATAACCTCCGCATTCTCGGGAATGCTGTATTCCAGATCCATATTTTTAGCGGTATAGGGAATCAAGGCCGCAGCACCGCCGCCAACACCCACCAGCGAAATCTGGTCTTTTTCAAGCTTATATTTTTCAGCCAGGGATTCGATCACCGGTTTTATTTTTTCAAATGATTTTTCAAGTATTTTATTTGCGACATCTTCGACGGATAACCCGAGATATTCAGCCAAGGGCTCCATTGCCTTATAAGCAGAGTTTCTGCTTCCATAGGAATAATCTTCAGGTCTTACAAGCCCCAGTACGTTTGCAGCACAGCTGTTGGTAATTGTAATTCTTTTTCCTCCCTTGAGCTTTATTGCTACATAATCGGCAGGATCGCCATTTTTAGGGGAGAAAAATTCCAATTCCGGTTCAACGATTTCTTCCTCGGGAGTATATACCGAGTATTCCATGCCCGCTATATGGGCACTCCTCGGCCCTACATCCACAATTCCATCTTTATTTGCCCTCACCATGCTTCCCCCGGCAATGCCGAGAACTCTTACATCAAGAGAACTTATATAAGTTGGATGTCCGCCGACTATAGTGTAATCGACAGTCGGCCTGCCGTTTTTTATAACACCTATATTTGTGCTGGTTCCCCCTACTTCAAAGTAAACTCCATTGGAAGCGCGAAGATACATCAGTGCTCCGACTACGCTGGCCGCAGGTCCGGATAGCATCGTGAGCACAGGACGTTTTTTCATCTCAGAAATATCCATAACGCCGCCGTCTCCGCGCATTATCATAAGCGGAGCTTTTATTCCAGCTTTTTTCACGCTTTTTTCCGTGCTTTCTGCAGTTTCCAGCATTTTAGGAAGTATGCTTGCATTGATGGCCGCAGTCCTCGTCCTTCGCGTCAAACCGTAAAGCTTGGTGATATCCGATGCGACTGTTACAGGCATGCCCATTTTTTCTGCGACATCCTTAACCTCTTCCTCCTCACTGATATCGTCAACCCCAAAAGCCTTGGAAGCCACGATAACGCTGGAGCCCTGTCCGGCAAGGTCTTTAATAGCACCCTTTACGGTATCTTCGTTAAAGTCTTTTTGTTTTAAATAGGTATGGTGCACCTTAATAGTCTTTCCAGTGCCTAAATCGATATCGCCAATTTCAGTCTGCCTTTTTGAAAGGAATCCTTCAAGCCCGCCTTTGCCTATGCCGATGATTCCGACATCTGCGACATCTCCCTCAAGCAGCGCATTTGTTGCCTGAGTTGTACTGTGAGCTATAAAGACTACATCCTCAGGATCAATATTGTTATCTTTAAGGCATTTTTCAAAAGCTTCTATGACTCCGGCGGATACTCCAAGCTCATCATCATGGGTTGTCATTACCGATGCCTTGCCGATAATCTCATGTGTATCGTTGTCTATCGCAACCGCTTTTGTGTGAGTTCCACCTACGTCTATTCCAACACGGACCAATCTCTTTGTCATGTTTACCTCCTGTTTAAAATTCTTCAATTCGTAATTTTAGCTTGTGTTATTTTGAACACTCATTCGTTACTCAAAATAACACAATTCTATTTATGCTTGATTTCAAATTACGAATTGAAGTCAAAATTAGGGGTTGTTGCATAATGGATAAATGTCCATTATGCAACAACATCTTGTATAAGCATAACTATTAACGAGGGATTTCCCGACATTCCCTTATATAGTTAATGTTTCTGCTACAAGCTCCTAATTTCTCATATATATGATTATACCCCGTACATAAAATATACAATCAAAGAATTTATAATACATATTATCCAGGCCCAGAGAACGCCGGATTTTAAGAATTCCTTTGTGCTAACCTTTGAATAGCTAAGTGACCACAGGTTCCATGATTGCGTCGGGCAAGCTGAAATATTCATTGTAATTGTCGGTATATAAATGAGCGGGAACAGCAATGTATTTGTAAAGCCTCCAATTGCATTTAATATACCAAGAGTTGCGGAACCTGCCCCGAATACTGTCAATGGCCCTCTGAATAACCCGAGTGGAGCAACAATTGCAAACAATATGCAAAGGAATAATGGACTCCTCGGCATTACGCCACCCAGTATTGCCTGGAAGAACGGAGCTACCATGCCGGAAACCTTGTTGAACATTGGAAGTATGAACAGGAATCCAAGCAGTGAAGCAACGTCTACAACACCATCGTAGAATGTTTTGGTAACGATTTTTTCTGCATCGTGAAAGCTCTTGATTTTCCCGCATACAAACAGGGCATAGAATACCGCTACTATAAATGCCGGTATCGGCTGCCACTTGAATGCTATGGCCAGGATAACCGGAATAAGCGGTGTTATTAAAGCCATGGCAGGAACATGCTGAGTAGTATATGTGCCGGCACTCTGAGTGCCCTGTGCCGCCCATGCATGGTTTACCGCGCTTTTCCTGAGCCTTACAGCAAGCATTATTATAATAATAAATAACTGAACTCCCATCGCAGTAAATCCGAACTTTAAATAATTGCTATCATACTTAAAGCCCTGGAAAATTCCCTGCATCTGTTTAAATAAAACAATGTTGACATACATACCGGAGCCGACCGACATTAGGTATGAACTGACAGCCAGCGGCTTTGGAACGCCCAGTGAAAAAAGAATTGGAAGCACGATAACACCGATTGCTACAACGGCGCCGGCTCCAAAGGTACTTGTAAATATAAGGCCGGTTACTATGGATAACAATATGGTCGTAATAAGAGGTTTATCTCCTCCAAGTTCAACAGTTTTTCTTATGATAGTTGCAGCGATTCCGGTCTCCACCAGTATTCTGCCAAACCAGCTTCCGAAGATAACCACAACCGCCGTTGCTCCCCAACTTTCAGGACCGCCCTGGAATACTTGGGTCTGTGCAACCTGCCATGAAATCTTTCCGCCTATCATGCCTAAAGCAACCCAAATTATAGCCATGATTAAAAATCCCAACATAAGGTTGCCGCCTTTTGCGGCGTAATAAATCAGCCCAAAATAAGAAATCAACAACAGGATACCCAATATAACTTCTAATGACATTAATATACCTCCCTTGTAGGATTAGTTTTTAGATCTAATAACTGTTGCTTATATAGATAGATGGCTTGATACATATTATTATACAGTCATCTATCACCCCCTTAAAATATGTTCAGTTGACCTTCTGCAGCTTGCTTATTTCATTTTCTAGCTTTGAAAGAGTATCGGGACGGCATGGATATTCCAGAGCTACAGGTATACTGCCGTCGAATATTTTAAGTATATTCCTCCACGGTATATTCCCTTCATCCAGCAATACCACGTGCGGCTTGTCCCCTATATATACATCCTTTAAGTGAATATATGTGACATACGGTTTTAACTTATATGCATTCTCCAGCGGATCTTCCTTCTGCC
It contains:
- a CDS encoding citrate transporter; protein product: MSLEVILGILLLISYFGLIYYAAKGGNLMLGFLIMAIIWVALGMIGGKISWQVAQTQVFQGGPESWGATAVVVIFGSWFGRILVETGIAATIIRKTVELGGDKPLITTILLSIVTGLIFTSTFGAGAVVAIGVIVLPILFSLGVPKPLAVSSYLMSVGSGMYVNIVLFKQMQGIFQGFKYDSNYLKFGFTAMGVQLFIIIIMLAVRLRKSAVNHAWAAQGTQSAGTYTTQHVPAMALITPLIPVILAIAFKWQPIPAFIVAVFYALFVCGKIKSFHDAEKIVTKTFYDGVVDVASLLGFLFILPMFNKVSGMVAPFFQAILGGVMPRSPLFLCILFAIVAPLGLFRGPLTVFGAGSATLGILNAIGGFTNTLLFPLIYIPTITMNISACPTQSWNLWSLSYSKVSTKEFLKSGVLWAWIICIINSLIVYFMYGV
- the hxlB gene encoding 6-phospho-3-hexuloisomerase, with the protein product MNILDVIIDEIKSVLSRVDMKQLEDVVNCINKDVSIFVDGEGRSGLMGKSFAMRLMHLGYNVYAVGETINPSVKKNDIYFSISGSGESGNVVLNTKRAKDKGCFIISVTSKPKSTISSLADRLIIVPGTTKGDKGEQRKSVQLLSTLFDQSVHIVLDALCLMLSKKENISNGEATARHW
- a CDS encoding orotidine 5'-phosphate decarboxylase encodes the protein MKIQLAIDRVTIERAKEIAGEAGPYIDIVEVGTSLIKDYGISSVRSIKELFPSKAILADMKTIDEGAYEFNAAFSNGADIATVMGASSVDTIMTCEEVTKRFKKLMMIDLLGLDDKKIYGLKKFSDAIFCIHAPSDEGGNGLTLLLRRFKGKFPEIGSIAVAGGVNLRNISDIKKADADIVIIGGAITRSGSVRDSAKKFREMV
- a CDS encoding hydantoinase/oxoprolinase family protein; protein product: MTKRLVRVGIDVGGTHTKAVAIDNDTHEIIGKASVMTTHDDELGVSAGVIEAFEKCLKDNNIDPEDVVFIAHSTTQATNALLEGDVADVGIIGIGKGGLEGFLSKRQTEIGDIDLGTGKTIKVHHTYLKQKDFNEDTVKGAIKDLAGQGSSVIVASKAFGVDDISEEEEVKDVAEKMGMPVTVASDITKLYGLTRRTRTAAINASILPKMLETAESTEKSVKKAGIKAPLMIMRGDGGVMDISEMKKRPVLTMLSGPAASVVGALMYLRASNGVYFEVGGTSTNIGVIKNGRPTVDYTIVGGHPTYISSLDVRVLGIAGGSMVRANKDGIVDVGPRSAHIAGMEYSVYTPEEEIVEPELEFFSPKNGDPADYVAIKLKGGKRITITNSCAANVLGLVRPEDYSYGSRNSAYKAMEPLAEYLGLSVEDVANKILEKSFEKIKPVIESLAEKYKLEKDQISLVGVGGGAAALIPYTAKNMDLEYSIPENAEVISSIGVALAMVRDVVERVIPNPSTKDIAGIKKEAADLAITSGAVPDSIEVQVEIDPQTSKITAIALGSTEVQTTDLLKSCSENEAKEIAAKSMGVSADIVQIENKNNALYVFSAVKDKKSGKKQIRVVDKKGFIKIQRGDGESISCKVKDLKDTTAKMWESLSVYKSDIKLTPDFSLCIGGKVLDYSSMMSIDQLYMVMETETMLLEPDDMVIIVGAKNDL
- a CDS encoding superoxide dismutase family protein, with the protein product MRGDAKVDHGIRAAFALIKGGPLAPDIRGVVNFIDKPGGTYVCVSVTGLPAYRPATDGNLPIGPHGFHIHEFGNCEAGDPSEPFKEAGGHWNPTNQPHGNHAGDFPVLFSNHGRAEMCFFTDKFKVSDIIGKSVIIHESPDDYRSQPAGNSGKRLACGVIKVL
- a CDS encoding Gfo/Idh/MocA family oxidoreductase gives rise to the protein MVRFGVIGTNTITDKFIKGASLNKNFVLSAVYSRTKERGEYFANKYNISNVFTDLYDMAESDACDAVYIASPNSLHSRQSVIFLKNKKPVLCEKAAASNSKELAEVIETSKKNNVLFMEAIKSIALPNFKAIKDNIYKIGTIRRYFGNYCQYSSRYDKYKQGIILNAFNPDLSNGALMDIGVYCIHPLIQLFGKPESIKANGLILESGADGEGSMILQYENMEGVIIYSKITDSCIPSEIQGETGSIIIDSVNTPKNIKIHYRNGKIENISVPQLEDSMYYEASEFINLMNSGSIESSIITHRFSMEVMNIMDEARRQIGLVYPADK
- a CDS encoding sugar kinase, whose product is MSEIILIGEPMAMFVADYVGNLEDVKKFTRSLAGAEVNVCIGLKRLGYHVGYVTRLGVDPFGKYIMKFLINEGIDTSNVTFDENFPTAFQIKGKTEKGDPEVVYFRRGTAASHISREDVEKIDLGKVRHIHVTGIPPALSESCREATYELIRRAREKGLPITFDPNLRPSLWKSKEEMIKVINDIASKCDMILPGISEGLTLTGSDEPDAIADFYLNLGAKTVIVKLGGKGAFVKTEYESYTVPGFKVEKVVDTVGAGDGFAVGVISGLLEKLSLKDAVIRGNAIGAMQVMVPGDNEGLPDREKLQQYLREKMGKEYEDTVSHR